In Nocardioides dokdonensis FR1436, the following are encoded in one genomic region:
- a CDS encoding glutamine amidotransferase, with the protein MLPFLFLGTRAEDEAADGEYHAVLRCAGLDERDVRRVRLERGALGEVDLADWSGVVLGGSPFNLSDPPEAKSDVQRRVEAELRALALRVVAADSPFLGACYGIGTLGSLRGGLVDRTYGEPVGALDVALTGAGLDDPLLGVLPARFDAFVGHKEAVARLPEGAVLLAGSATCPVQAFRLGRHVYATQFHPELDAEGLVRRLTIYRDHGYVAPGGLEDALAGARAADVTAPPRLLARFVELYAR; encoded by the coding sequence GTGCTGCCCTTCCTGTTCCTCGGCACGCGCGCCGAGGACGAGGCCGCGGACGGCGAGTACCACGCCGTACTGCGCTGCGCCGGCCTCGACGAGCGCGACGTACGACGGGTGCGGCTCGAGCGGGGCGCCCTCGGTGAGGTCGACCTCGCCGACTGGTCCGGGGTCGTGCTCGGCGGCAGTCCGTTCAACCTCTCCGACCCGCCCGAGGCCAAGAGCGACGTGCAGCGCCGCGTCGAGGCCGAGCTGCGGGCGCTGGCGCTGCGGGTGGTCGCGGCGGACTCCCCCTTCCTCGGCGCCTGCTACGGCATCGGCACCCTCGGGTCCCTGCGCGGCGGCCTGGTCGACCGCACCTACGGCGAGCCGGTCGGCGCGCTCGACGTGGCGCTGACCGGGGCCGGGCTCGACGACCCGCTGCTGGGGGTGCTGCCTGCGCGCTTCGACGCGTTCGTGGGCCACAAGGAGGCGGTGGCCCGCCTCCCGGAGGGCGCGGTGCTGCTGGCCGGCTCCGCGACCTGCCCGGTGCAAGCCTTCCGGCTCGGCCGCCACGTCTACGCCACCCAGTTCCACCCCGAGCTCGACGCCGAGGGGCTGGTGCGGCGGCTCACGATCTACCGCGACCACGGGTACGTCGCCCCCGGCGGCCTCGAGGACGCCCTCGCCGGCGCCCGGGCCGCCGACGTCACCGCGCCGCCGCGGCTGCTGGCCCGGTTCGTCGAGCTCTACGCGCGCTGA
- a CDS encoding CPBP family intramembrane glutamic endopeptidase, with product MSPVREFVRRSLWEVVPRDHQQTPTALRRRQLVTIGFVLVGAVVLGFSLRTDPGSSDFYLATLVLAAVWAVGAFTSGPLHLGRISRGEGLRRPVLSPILLGVLLVAVFTVGALVIREVSLADPLVRQIRSVLRYTEQTPIALLVFVTALNGIAEELFFRGAAFAAVTRHPVTVTTVAYTVATLATGNVMLSFAAVLLGVVVGLQRRASGGILAPILTHLTWSLSMLFLLPLIYL from the coding sequence ATGAGCCCGGTGCGCGAGTTCGTACGCCGCAGCCTGTGGGAGGTGGTCCCTCGGGACCACCAGCAGACCCCGACAGCGTTGCGTCGACGTCAGCTCGTGACCATCGGGTTCGTCCTCGTCGGAGCCGTGGTGCTCGGCTTCTCGCTGCGCACCGACCCCGGCAGCAGCGACTTCTACCTGGCCACGCTGGTCCTGGCGGCCGTGTGGGCCGTCGGTGCCTTCACCTCGGGGCCGCTGCACCTGGGCCGGATCTCGCGGGGCGAGGGGCTGCGCCGACCCGTGCTGTCCCCGATCCTCCTGGGGGTCCTGCTCGTGGCGGTGTTCACCGTCGGCGCGCTGGTGATCCGCGAGGTCTCCCTGGCGGACCCGTTGGTGCGCCAGATCCGGTCGGTGCTGCGCTACACCGAGCAGACGCCGATCGCGTTGCTGGTCTTCGTCACCGCGCTCAACGGCATCGCCGAGGAGCTGTTCTTCCGGGGGGCGGCGTTCGCCGCCGTCACCCGGCACCCGGTCACCGTCACGACGGTGGCCTACACCGTGGCGACGCTGGCCACCGGCAACGTGATGCTCAGCTTCGCGGCGGTGCTGCTCGGTGTCGTCGTGGGGCTGCAGCGCCGCGCCTCCGGCGGCATCCTCGCCCCGATCCTGACGCACCTGACCTGGTCGCTGTCGATGCTCTTCCTGCTGCCCCTGATCTACCTCTGA
- a CDS encoding CsbD family protein has translation MGLADKASNKAEDLKGKGKEGAGKATNDHELEGEGKGDQASASVKGAGEKIKDAGKDIKDGFTK, from the coding sequence ATGGGACTCGCTGACAAGGCGTCCAACAAGGCCGAGGACCTCAAGGGCAAGGGCAAGGAAGGCGCCGGTAAGGCCACCAACGACCACGAGCTCGAGGGCGAGGGCAAGGGCGACCAGGCCTCCGCCTCGGTCAAGGGCGCCGGCGAGAAGATCAAGGACGCCGGCAAGGACATCAAGGACGGCTTCACCAAGTAG
- a CDS encoding DEAD/DEAH box helicase — protein sequence MSSPSFAELGVPTDLTRVLDAAGITVPTPIQAATLPDSLAGRDVLGRGRTGSGKSYAFLLPLVARLAASGRTPRAGKPRALVLAPTRELVNQLHEALVPLAKVHGFTMQTVFGGVGQGPQVAGLKRGADVVLACPGRLEDLIKQGHCRLDDIEVTVLDEADHMADLGFLPAVRRLLDATPKDSQRLLFSATLDNAIDVLVRRYLTKPVTHQADSAQSPVVQMDHHVLRLSREHRVPVLVDLTSAPGRTVIFTRTKHGAKALARQLNKSGVPSVELHGNLSQNARTRNMDAFHSGKASTLVATDIAARGIHVDDVALVVHADPPAEHKAYLHRSGRTARAGASGTVITLMTPDQERDVRDLTKAAGIKPTITRLDTVSHPVLAELAPGERVLVPGGIIVEAPRPASGSTSGSGGGARAGGGGRNRRRSGAGAAPSGGQSRQGGGQGGRGQAKQGPQKSSGGQGGRSRSGSGQSASGGGSHGAAKFSAGMR from the coding sequence GTGTCTTCACCCTCCTTCGCCGAGCTCGGCGTCCCCACCGACCTGACCCGCGTGCTCGATGCCGCCGGGATCACCGTCCCCACCCCGATCCAGGCCGCGACGCTGCCGGACTCCCTGGCCGGACGCGACGTCCTGGGCCGGGGTCGCACCGGCTCCGGCAAGTCCTACGCCTTCCTGCTGCCGCTGGTGGCCCGCCTGGCTGCCTCCGGGCGCACCCCGCGCGCCGGCAAGCCCCGCGCCCTGGTGCTGGCCCCGACCCGCGAGCTGGTGAACCAGCTGCACGAGGCCCTCGTCCCGTTGGCCAAGGTCCACGGCTTCACCATGCAGACCGTCTTCGGCGGCGTCGGCCAGGGCCCGCAGGTCGCGGGCCTCAAGCGCGGCGCCGACGTCGTGCTGGCCTGCCCCGGCCGCCTCGAGGACCTCATCAAGCAGGGCCACTGCCGCCTCGACGACATCGAGGTGACCGTCCTCGACGAGGCCGACCACATGGCCGACCTCGGCTTCCTGCCCGCCGTGCGCCGCCTGCTCGACGCCACGCCCAAGGACAGCCAGCGCCTGCTCTTCTCGGCCACCCTGGACAACGCGATCGACGTCCTCGTGCGTCGCTACCTGACCAAGCCGGTCACCCACCAGGCCGACTCGGCGCAGTCGCCGGTCGTCCAGATGGACCACCACGTGCTGCGCCTGTCCCGCGAGCACCGGGTGCCGGTGCTGGTCGACCTGACCAGCGCTCCGGGCCGCACGGTCATCTTCACCCGCACCAAGCACGGCGCCAAGGCGCTCGCGCGTCAGCTGAACAAGAGCGGCGTGCCCTCGGTGGAGCTGCACGGCAACCTGAGCCAGAACGCGCGTACCCGCAACATGGACGCCTTCCACTCCGGCAAGGCCAGCACGCTGGTCGCCACCGACATCGCTGCGCGCGGCATCCACGTCGACGACGTGGCGCTGGTCGTGCACGCCGACCCGCCGGCCGAGCACAAGGCCTACCTGCACCGCTCGGGCCGCACCGCCCGCGCCGGCGCCTCGGGCACGGTCATCACGCTGATGACCCCCGACCAGGAGCGTGACGTGCGCGACCTGACCAAGGCCGCGGGCATCAAGCCCACGATCACCCGCCTCGACACGGTCTCGCACCCGGTGCTCGCCGAGCTCGCCCCCGGCGAGCGCGTGCTGGTGCCCGGCGGCATCATCGTCGAGGCTCCCCGTCCCGCCAGCGGCTCGACCTCCGGGTCGGGCGGCGGCGCCCGTGCCGGCGGGGGCGGTCGCAACCGTCGCCGCAGCGGTGCCGGCGCAGCCCCCTCCGGCGGGCAGAGCCGCCAGGGCGGTGGCCAGGGCGGTCGCGGCCAGGCCAAGCAGGGCCCGCAGAAGAGCTCGGGCGGCCAGGGTGGTCGCTCGCGCTCCGGCTCCGGCCAGTCGGCCTCCGGTGGCGGCTCGCACGGTGCGGCGAAGTTCAGCGCGGGCATGCGCTGA
- a CDS encoding flavin-containing monooxygenase has protein sequence MSTPESPDATAPEHVDVLVVGAGLSGIGAAAQVLSRVPGTSVAVLEGRSVSGGTWDLFRYPGIRSDSDMFTFGYHWRPWPSDTALADGPLILDYLRTVAEEYDVEQRIRYDHRVSAASWDSSTHRWTVTYEHEDREQQTTCGLLWAASGYYDYDEGHAPEFPGAQDFRGRLVHPQFWPEDLDYTGKKVVVIGSGATAITLVPAMAGTAGHVTMLQRSPSYVLTRPGTDPVAARLSRLPARIKHPITRWKNIMEAVISYQLFQRKPEWGKKLIRDQTVKQLPDGFDVDTHFRPAYNPWDQRLCFVPDGDLFRALRRGEASVVTDTIETFTETGIRLSSGAELEADVVITATGLKLKAFGGIRLSVDGTEMKLHETMAYKSLMLSGIPNFLYTIGYTNASWTLKADLVADFAVRMLEHLREHGHRSFVAEKDPTVAERPFMDFQSGYVVRALDELPRQGDRAPWMLKQNYLTDLRTIRRDPIDDGVLTFR, from the coding sequence ATGAGCACTCCCGAGTCCCCTGACGCGACCGCACCCGAGCACGTCGACGTGCTGGTCGTCGGCGCCGGCCTCTCCGGCATCGGTGCCGCGGCCCAGGTCCTGTCCCGCGTCCCTGGGACCAGCGTCGCGGTCCTCGAGGGCCGCAGCGTCAGCGGCGGCACCTGGGACCTGTTCCGCTACCCCGGCATCCGCTCGGACTCCGACATGTTCACCTTCGGCTACCACTGGCGCCCCTGGCCCAGCGACACCGCGCTCGCCGACGGTCCGCTGATCCTCGACTACCTGCGCACGGTCGCCGAGGAGTACGACGTGGAGCAGCGGATCCGCTACGACCACCGGGTCAGCGCCGCGTCGTGGGACAGCAGCACCCACCGGTGGACGGTCACCTACGAGCACGAGGACCGGGAGCAGCAGACCACCTGCGGCCTGCTGTGGGCCGCCTCGGGCTACTACGACTACGACGAGGGCCACGCACCCGAGTTCCCCGGCGCCCAGGACTTCCGTGGCCGGCTGGTGCACCCGCAGTTCTGGCCCGAGGACCTCGACTACACGGGCAAGAAGGTCGTCGTCATCGGCTCCGGCGCCACCGCGATCACCCTGGTGCCGGCGATGGCCGGGACCGCCGGGCACGTCACCATGCTGCAGCGCTCGCCGTCGTACGTGCTGACGCGGCCGGGTACCGACCCGGTGGCCGCGAGGCTCTCGCGGCTGCCCGCCAGGATCAAGCACCCGATCACCCGCTGGAAGAACATCATGGAGGCGGTCATCTCCTACCAGCTCTTCCAGCGCAAGCCAGAGTGGGGCAAGAAGCTCATCCGCGACCAGACGGTCAAGCAGCTGCCCGACGGCTTCGACGTCGACACGCACTTCCGCCCGGCGTACAACCCGTGGGACCAGCGGCTGTGCTTCGTGCCGGACGGCGACCTGTTCCGCGCGCTGCGCCGCGGCGAGGCCTCGGTGGTCACCGACACCATCGAGACGTTCACCGAGACCGGGATCCGGCTCTCCTCGGGCGCCGAGCTCGAGGCCGACGTGGTCATCACCGCCACCGGGCTGAAGCTCAAGGCCTTCGGCGGCATCCGCCTCAGCGTCGACGGCACCGAGATGAAGCTGCACGAGACGATGGCCTACAAGTCGCTGATGCTCTCCGGCATCCCCAACTTCCTCTACACGATCGGCTACACCAACGCCTCGTGGACGTTGAAGGCCGACCTGGTCGCCGACTTCGCCGTCCGGATGCTCGAGCACCTGCGCGAGCACGGCCACCGCTCCTTCGTGGCGGAGAAGGACCCCACGGTCGCCGAGCGGCCCTTCATGGACTTCCAGTCCGGGTACGTCGTGCGCGCCCTCGACGAGCTGCCGCGCCAGGGCGACCGCGCGCCGTGGATGCTGAAGCAGAACTACCTCACCGACCTGCGCACGATCCGCCGCGACCCCATCGACGACGGGGTGCTGACCTTCCGCTGA